The DNA window TAAAAGCATCTTGTAATGACGATGTGTTAAGATAAAATTTTCCACTTCTAATGACATTTCAATatcatttaaacttttaaaatactcaATTTTAAATTGTGTTGCTTTAACGGGTGAGTATATTGTCCTTAGGATGAAAAGATTAAACAGGTAATGTTTTAAAAGAGTTCTCTattaaaaacaactaaacaaaagcAGTTGAAAATAACAAAAGTGAACTCCTTTACATCCCTAATGTCTGACCATTCTGAAAAATTCAACCACTTTGAAAAATGTACTCTGCTCTTAATAACACGTATTTGCACAGTGCTTAAATACCACATTTTAGGGAAAGGGGCAAGAGATTTTGTGTATACATTAAGTACTTTTTATGAATTAATCAGTCAATTCGTAATAACTACTCCTAAAATCTTTAAGACTCAAGTATTAAATCCTTGATAAATCATGGCATATAGGAACTATTTAACTATATCAGTTGTGAAGTAGTTCACATTTTCCTAAatttgaaatgcttttttttcaaaagtatttatcttttctttcttttttttttttttttttctatgtgaaaCCCAATGAATGGCAGCTACAAAGCTGAGGCCTGGAAGAGAAGGGTGAGAATTCTGAGAAATTTACTTAAAGTTCATTTAAGCAGCAAAACTTACTTTTAGTTGCATAATTAGTATTTTTAAACCTTTTATAGCAATgtataggaaaggaagaaaaatcttttaaaatcaaCTATATACCTGAAATCTTCAAATGACCAACAGTGAAAAACATTTTCTCAGTGGTGAAACCAAAGCATAGGTTGAAAAGgtagctatattttaaaatggctgTAACATCCATCATTTTCTCACCCTCTAATAGACTCTTCATAAAGAAAGGTGAAACTTCtatctaattttaaaatctcaATACAAGAGAAGATAATTGTGGTAAAAGCCTGATGGCAcatcttttctctattcttttctgATTGCTGTTTATTGTTGGATACttgaatcatttttaaattatgataattATTGTTTGATTTGCTATCATTCAATACAAACAGTGGAAAGACACTGTTGCAAGCTAATAATCAGTAAAGTATTAACTAAGTTCTGATCAGCCAATTAAATGTATTAATACAATCAAATAAATTGAGTTGAACAATATCCCTAATCACAATAATCTTATGCTCTGGGAAGAATAATAATCAAACCATTCAATGTCCAGCAAAAGAATAATCAGTCAGTACACAGCTATTCATAATCTAATAACCTAACATATATACTGTCCACTACTAATAATCTCATTTTGAGCAGATTCTTAAGGAATGTGGACAGCAATTAAGACAACAGATGAGAGGTAACAAAGAAAAAGCTAGCCCAAGGGCTTGGTTTCAGGATCAACTGAGAAAACAGGTTACACAGGTCCAGCTTCTACATGAGTATTGTTTCCTGTGGCAGAAAAGGAAGTTGTCCTTCTCATGACTGTGATAATGAAGAGCTTTAGTCCAACTTTGCTGTCTCTGAGCCTGTATTCATAAGTAAGCTGCACATGTATGACTCATCATTTCATAAGACGTATAACAGGTGTAACATCAACCTTATGTAAAATATAGGTAAGACACAGTTTTTGTAAGCAgtaaaacacatacaaataagagcagtaaaatttattgaaatttttaaaactaaacacATTAGATtctttaaattatatgtaaaatgatGAACATGTGCAAATGTACATTTACTCATGTAATCCATTCACTGGAGCACTGAAAACTTCCAAGTCTATTTTGCTAATGGAGCAATGGTGCTGTCCAATAGACCAAGGAATTGTCATCTTTCAGTAACATTTCTTGTAATAAAATAACACTTCTGTTTTTTTATATTAGTTCCTTGTGTAAAAATGTGTGAGTCACCCAATTGTTACTTGTTTTGGCAAAATGAATTTTCTAAACTTGAAAATCTGAAGATGAGGGCTTTAACTCTAAGAACAAACATCCCTTTGTAGTAAATGTGTTAAAATTTCCTCCTCATTTCTACTCATGTGGGCAGTATGACATTCTAGAAAGTGTTGAGCACATAAAGGGAGAAAAACTGCACACCCTATTGTTTATTATGCAAATGGTCTTAGGCATGTGGGACCTCAGACAAGAGAGATGATATCTTGttcagtttctgtgtgtgttcatcaaaAGCACATGGTTTGACAAGCATCTCACTAACCTATCTCTCAAGGCAATTGCTAACATAAGCAGTGGCTAATAAAGCGAGGTGAAAGCTACGAAGCAATAAGAAGTAAGATAATACTGATTCTGCCTTAAGACTCTATAAGTAACCCATGCTTAAAGCTGTTAGTATAAGCGTCACAGTAATTTCCAgagatataagaaaataaaaagtcgACATTCTAATAGAGGCTAAATGTCTatagccttttttttctttccacctgACAGATTCTTCCCATAGATGAGTTCAAACAAACTTGGAGATTATACACCACTGTAAGAGCACTTATATTTTAAAGTCTTCTGGATAAACCTAGTTCAAAATCTGCTGTCTCCAGGTTACAGCTAAGCAATTGATGGAatggaatcagaaaaaaatatactaGTTAAGcataaatagaaaatttcaaagaaaccccccaaaaaatttcTAAACAAAAACTTACATTCTTATGTTAATCATATCATTTAATGATTCACCTTCTGCTTCACTTGCAGGATACAAGCTCCCCTTGACAAAGCTGGAGAAATCAGAACCAACCAATTAACTGGCGGACGTCATGGTTCCTTCATTCTCAGTTGAGTGATTCATGAACGcatacagaaatacattttgtACTTTTCACCTAGGCTTTTCCTTCATCTTGGACATGAGGTAATGGGTTTCTATACTGATTTTATTCAGTTGCCATTCCTGCAGACTCCCATATCCCTGGCATAATTTTTGCATGTATTCTGTGGTTTACTAGTGCTTTGTCCTCCTGACTGAAAGTTCCCTATAGTAAGTTATAATATTCAAATGAGGTTTTCTCTACTGGCTATTAACCCAATAACTGAAAAACAGAAGTTTTTCAATAAATGCCACTAAATCATAAATGAATGAATCGCAGATATAGtgtatcagtggttctcaacctgtaggtcatgacACCTtgtggtcacatatcagatattatgattcataacagtggaaAAGTTACAGTCACAAAGTAAtgtcatggttgggggtcaccacaacatgaggagctgtattaaagggtcacagcatcaggaagactgagaaccatgGCAGCAGACTGACTGAGAAAGTCTAACACTCCTTTGTATCATCCTCCGAATTAATACTTCAATCTTATGTAAAAATATAGTTAACATACAGATTGTGCAAGTAGTAACATGAATACAAATAAGAGCAGCTAAATTTATTgaagtttaaaaatgaacaaattagaTTGCTTAAGTGATATGTAAAATGACAGAAATGTACATTTACTCATGGAATCCATTCACTGCAATCCAAATTACTCCTGGAGCATGTGCTAAATTCTAGTTACTATGGTCAGGAACTGGAGGTAAGAAGCCAAGCAAAGCTCATATTCTCGAGATGGTATGACTGGAACCATGACAGGCTGAGAGGCAAGGCAGACAAATTAAACAAAAGGCAGGCTTCCCAGAGGACACAGGCTTCAAGTGGGAGGAAAACAATTCAAGGCAAGTtaagtgaaaaaagaaatcacaattcAATTTTAGATAAAATCACATTTCCGAGTGTTAGGGGGGGAAGACAAGTTAGCTGTGAATTTTAACTGTGAGTGATTTATAATTTTTAGAAACAAGgaattcttcattttaaaatactaatattACTAAGTCTCCATAGAGAACATGTCTTTGGAAGTTTATGTGTGCCACTGAAGCACTGACCTTATCCTCACCCAAGTATGCCATTGTAACCATCAATACTGGGAGACAACAAACCCAAAATGAAGAGTCTAGACATGCCTGACTGTCTAAAATATGTGTAGATAGTGGAGCTTACCAGCAATCTACCTGGATGGAATACAGGCCTAACTACTATATCCTGTAGACCCTATATCAAATTGTAGCTTGCTTTTGGAACTCCTTCATTTTCTGTGACAAAAATACCAGTGTTCATATAAAGAAGGAACATGCACTTTGCTGATGTAAAATGTTGCTTTTTACTATAAGTGACTGATGGGGTATAAATTATTATCAATgataaataatcaaattttaatcTGAAGTTATTCTCACACAAGTATGTCTATAGCAAGGTAGATCAGATTGCCTCCAAATCCTGCAACTCTCAAGTCACTTTATGCAAAGCAGACTATATAGAGAGGTAGGATTGAAGTTAGGGAATTGTACTAAATTTCACTATTTAGCTCATTCAGCAATCAGGTACAATTTTGCTCCCATTGCTAACCCTGAGGGGTGAAGGAACTACAGGCCCACTTTTGATTATAACAGAACAGTATTGTTTCTATACATCACACAGTAAAACTTACCACCCCCTGCAAggttgtcttatttttttcactATAGCTAATTcttaaaagacaaagcaaaatataGTAACTAAAATTGGAGCTATAAACAAAGAATTGAAACAACTGAAAATTCTGGAAGCATAGTTATCCTACTTAATGAATCTTCAGTCTTTTGAAGATTAAATTTCTTGATTCATCTCATATCTGGGCCAACACTAAGGACAAAGTCATCAAAATGTCCTGAAATAACAGTAAACTCTAACAATATGATATATGTGAAATGATTATAATTAGCTAAACATTAATTATGGACTATCctcttgaattaattttttctctccctttgaTTGCATTTAGAATAATGCCTCTACATCTACTAGACAACATGGGATttgaattttagatttttaaataaatgaatcgCTCCACAGCCTATGATCATCTATACATACCCCATCTTCGAAGAGTCCATCAATACCCTGGCACTGAGGAGACAGCAACCAGCTTTACTCCACTATGCATGCCATTTTTGGAAAATACATCTGTGACACTCATAGTTATTTCCATGAAGAAAACATCTACAATTCTATTGAATTCATCATTTGACAAATACAAGTACATCCCTCATCAGTCAACTTATACTGAACTTACTGGTGGCGACGGGAATCCTTAAGGGCCTATTAAATTTCTAAAGAAGAAAGCTAAGATGAAGGACATGCCACTCCAAATTCATGTGCTGTTTGGCCTAGCTATCACCACACTAGTACAAGCTGTAGATAAAAAAGTGGATTGCCCACAATTATGCACATGTGAAATCAGGCCTTGGTTTACCCCCAGATCCATCTACATGGAAGCATCTACAGTAGACTGTAATGATTTAGGGCTTTTAAACTTCCCAGCCAGATTGCCTGCAGACACACAGATTCTGCTCCTACAGACTAACAACATTGCAAGAATTGAACAttccatagacttcccagtgAACCTTACTGGCCTGGACTTATCTCAAAACAATTTATCTTCTGTCATGAATATTAATGTACAAAAGATGTCTCAGCTTCTTTCTGTGTACCTAGAGGAAAACAAACTAACTGAGCTGCCTGAAAAATGTCTGTATGGGCTGGGCAACTTACAAGAACTCTACATTAATCACAATTTGCTTTCTACCATTTCGCCCGGAGCCTTTATTGGCCTACACAACCTCCTTCGACTTCATCTCAATTCAAACAGACTGCAGATGATCAACAGTAAGTGGTTTGATGCTCTTCCCAATCTAGAGATTCTAATGATTGGGGACAACCCCATCATCAGAATCAAAGACATGAATTTCCAGCCCCTTCTCAATCTTCGCAGCCTGGTTATAGCTGGCATAAACCTCACAGAAATACCAGATAATGCATTGGTTGGGCTGGAAAACTTGGAAAGCATCTCTTTTTATGACAACAGGCTTATTAAGGTACCCCAAGTTGCTCTTCAAAAAGCTGTAAATCTCAAATTTTTGGATCTAAATAAAAATCCTATCAACAGAATACGAAGGGGTGATTTTAGCAATATGCTACACTTGAAGGAGTTGGGGATAAATAACATGCCTGAACTCATCTCCATTGACAGTCTTGCTGTGGATAACTTGCCAGATTTAAGAAAAATAGAAGCTACTAACAACCCCAGATTGTCTTACATTCACCCCAATGCATTTTTCAGACTCCCCAAGCTAGAATCCCTCATGCTGAACAGCAATGCCCTCAGTGCCCTCTACCATGGTACCATAGAGTCTTTGCCAAACCTCAAGGAGATCAGCATCCACAGCAATCCCATCCGATGTGACTGTGTCATCCGCTGGATTAACATGAACAAAACCAACATTCGATTTATGGAACCAGATTCTCTATTCTGCGTGGACCCACCGGAATTCCAAGGCCAGAATGTACGGCAAGTCCACTTCAGGGATATGATGGAGATTTGCCTCCCTCTTATAGCTCCTGAGAGCTTTCCTGCTAGCTTGGATGTCGATACTGACAGCTATGTGTCCCTTCATTGCAGAGCTACTGCAGAACCCCAGCCTGAAATCTACTGGATCACACCTTCTGGTCAAAAACTACTGCCAAACACTCTGAGAGAGAAGTTCTATGTGCATTCTGAAGGCACACTAGACATAAGTGGAATAACACCAAAGGAAGGGGGGTTATACACATGTATAGCAACTAATCTAGTTGGTGCTGACTTGAAGTCTATTATGATCAAAGTGGGAGGCTCGGTTCCTCATGATAATAACAGTGCGCTGAATATTAAAATAAGGGATATTAGGGCCCATTCTGTCCTGGTGTCTTGGAAAGCAAGCTCTAAAATTCTCAAATCCAGTGTTAAATGGACAGCCTTTGTCAAGACTGAAGACTCTCATGCTGCCCAAAGTGCTCGAATACCATCTGATGTCAAGGTATATAATCTTACTAATCTGAAACCATCTACTGAGTATAAAATTTGTATTGATATTCCCACCATCTACcagaaaagtagaaaacaatgTGTGAATGTCACCACGAAAAGTTTGGACAGTGACGGGAAAGAATATGGGAAGAGTCATACAGCATTTATGGCCTGCCTTGGGGGCCTTTTGGGGATTATTGGTGTCATGTGTCTTCTCAGCTGTGTCTCACAGGACATGAACTGTGAGGGTGAACACAGCTACTCAAGGAATTACTTTCACAAACCAACCTTGGCATTCAGCGAGTTTTACCCCCCTCTGATCAACCTCTGGGAACCAGGCAAAGAAAAAACTGCACACTTGGAAGTTAAAGCAACTGTTATAGGTGTGCCAACAAACATGTCCTAAAAACTACCAACC is part of the Cricetulus griseus strain 17A/GY chromosome 5, alternate assembly CriGri-PICRH-1.0, whole genome shotgun sequence genome and encodes:
- the Lrrn3 gene encoding leucine-rich repeat neuronal protein 3, which produces MKDMPLQIHVLFGLAITTLVQAVDKKVDCPQLCTCEIRPWFTPRSIYMEASTVDCNDLGLLNFPARLPADTQILLLQTNNIARIEHSIDFPVNLTGLDLSQNNLSSVMNINVQKMSQLLSVYLEENKLTELPEKCLYGLGNLQELYINHNLLSTISPGAFIGLHNLLRLHLNSNRLQMINSKWFDALPNLEILMIGDNPIIRIKDMNFQPLLNLRSLVIAGINLTEIPDNALVGLENLESISFYDNRLIKVPQVALQKAVNLKFLDLNKNPINRIRRGDFSNMLHLKELGINNMPELISIDSLAVDNLPDLRKIEATNNPRLSYIHPNAFFRLPKLESLMLNSNALSALYHGTIESLPNLKEISIHSNPIRCDCVIRWINMNKTNIRFMEPDSLFCVDPPEFQGQNVRQVHFRDMMEICLPLIAPESFPASLDVDTDSYVSLHCRATAEPQPEIYWITPSGQKLLPNTLREKFYVHSEGTLDISGITPKEGGLYTCIATNLVGADLKSIMIKVGGSVPHDNNSALNIKIRDIRAHSVLVSWKASSKILKSSVKWTAFVKTEDSHAAQSARIPSDVKVYNLTNLKPSTEYKICIDIPTIYQKSRKQCVNVTTKSLDSDGKEYGKSHTAFMACLGGLLGIIGVMCLLSCVSQDMNCEGEHSYSRNYFHKPTLAFSEFYPPLINLWEPGKEKTAHLEVKATVIGVPTNMS